GTGCCGTCGCTGCGGTAGGCGCAGTTGGTGTTGGTCAGCATGTACATGTCGTCGCCGTTGATGTCGCGCACGAGCAGCGGGTATTTGCTGATGCGGCTTGCGCCCGTGCCGATCGCATAGCCCTCGTTGATGGGCGTGATCGCGCCTTTGCGTACGGGGAACTCGACGTCCTTCAGGGTGACGTAGGTGTAGATGTCGTCGTCGGTGAGCTGGCTCATCCACTTCTCCTTCACGGGAACGTCCGATGCCGAACCCGCAATGCGCGAAATGACCATCGCCTTGGTGACGTTGCGCAGTTCATAGCGGTCGGGGGTCTCGACCAGGTAGCCCGAGGCGCCCTGAATGAGGATCTGCACGTGGTCGTACTGTTCGAAGACGTTGTCTTCGGCCGTGGCGGTCTGGACGGCGATGCCGTATTTGCCGTCGTAGGTTTCGAGGTAGACGGTCCGGTCCGATATGCTGTAATCAATCTTTGCGGTCGTGCTTTGCGTGTTCTCACCCGCATTGTGGTTCTTGGTGTTGCTCACCACGATGCCTTCGAGGATGACGTAGTCTTCGACCTTCTTGTTCATGGCATACGTCCGGCGGAACTCCTCGAATGTGATCTGACGTCCGAGGGTCTCCTTCGCCGTGCGTTGCAGGAGGTTGAATTCGACGGAGACGGTCTCCTCCCAGCCGTCGGTGAAGGAGAGCGACACGGCAGCCGAACGCGGGATTTCATCTGCGGCGTTCGCCTCGGTCGTGATGGCCAGACTGCGATTTTCGCTCTCGGAATCCACGATTTCGAGACTCTCGATCCAATCGGCGTTGTCGGCCTTGGCATACTCGATGTCGACAGTGATCTCCGAGAAGGGAATGTTGGTCTCGATCGGCGAGATGTTCTCGCCGCCGGCTCCGGCGACGATGACGGACGAGTTGGCGAACTCGATCTTGGCGTCCACGAGCGCCTTCTGCTTGACGTAGACCGTGTCGCGGCGCGCGTCCACGTCGGAGCAGAGCACGAAGCCCGCTTTGCGTTTGAAGCCTTCGTTGAATTCGCATTCGGCGGTGATGGCGCCTTTTCCGTCCTCCGTCTCACCGCAGGTCAGGCTGATCCAGTCGGCCTGGTTGATACGCTCGATATGGAAGGCGCTGTTGGCGTAGATGTCGATGTCGAACGTATTCGCATCGGCTTCGACGACGAACTCCTTCTTCAGCGCGCCCAGTTTGACCAGGGCCAGATCGTCGGCGTCGTCGACGCTGCAGGCCGCCGAGGCTGCGCATACGGCCGCAATGCCTAAAAATTTAAATATCGATTTACGACAGTTCATATTCTATACGTTTTATTCGTTGTTGTTTGTTCCGGCCGTGCGCGGCGGACGGTGCATCCGCCGCGCGACCGCAATTCGTTTAGTTGTAGCGTACCGTTATCGTTCCGATACGGGCCTGGCTGTTACCGGCCGCAACGGACGGCGTCAGCGTTCCCTTCTCGATGCCCAGCGCCGTCAGGTAGTTCGAAGACGTGGCTTTGGGGTCGATGTCGGTAACCTTGTCGGCCACCTGCAAGCGCAGAACCACTTTCTCCCGGCCGAAGCAGTCGGCGGGCAGTTTGCGCAGGTGCTCGGTGAAGCCCGGGGTCGAATCCTGCGACGTGGTCGACCACCACGTGATCGAACGCTTCTTGATGATCGGGCTGTCGGGAACGGCCTGGAACGTCGCTCCGCCGTCGACCGAATAGAGCAGGTTCCAGTGCGCCGGGCCGGAGAGGGTCGTGTTGCTCATCGAGCCGTGGCCCCAGACGATGCCGAAGACCATGTTCGAACCGCTGATTCCCTGCGTGGAGAACGAAATGTCGAAGTATTTGCCCTTGTCGGCGTCGAAATCCCACCATTGCTGGGTGAACGTGATGCCGCCGTTTGCCACCAGACCTTTCTGTTCGGAGGAGGCGCCTCCCTTGCCCGAGCAGACGACGTTGTTGAAGTCCGCTGCGGCACCCTGCGTGGCGCCGTATTTATTGATCTCGCCTTCGCCGATCTCCGGTATGAGGTCGGTCTTGCGGTCGTTCCAGTTCCACTCGACGACGGTTTTCGAGAACGGTTCGTCGGTCAGCGCGATCTCCTCGGCGGTCATGGCGCGCAGCTGGTAGCGGCCCAGGTCGCCGAAGCGGATCGGGGCGACGTCGTCAGCCACGACGATGCCGCGGAACGTGCCCGAACCCTGCGGTACGACGGAGTTGAAATCCAGGTCGCGGCCCGAGCTGAAACGCCGCCAGGGAGCGGCCGTATTGGTCAGCATGTAGATGGTCCGGCCCGTGTTGTCGTAGCACATCAGCGGGGCCACGTCCCAGCGCGGGGCGGTAGCCGTGCCGATCGGGTTGATGTTGTCCTTGAACGAATAGCCGTCGGTGCAGTTGGTGTAGGCGCCGTCCTTGCACATGATTTCGAGGTTGGTGACCGACACCAGCGTGAAGATGTCGTCGTCGGTGAGTTCGCCGATCGTCTTCGTCTTGACCGGAATCTTGAACTCGTCGGGCGTCGAGGTTTCGAGGATGTTGGCCGCGGTAAGTCCCGTGATGGTGTAGCACTCGGGGGAGTTCTTCTTTTCGAGCGTGGCCCCGTTCAGGGAGAGGCGCACCTTCGAGAAGCGGGCCGGCGTGTTGTCTTCGGAGGAGGCGAATTTCAGGCAGAAGCCCCACTTGCCGTCGAGGCTCTCGATATAGGCCGTCCGGTCGTTTTCGCCGCGGTCGAAGAAGAACTGTTTGGTCTGGGGACTCGAAACGACGTTCTTGCTGTCGGGGTCGCTGACGATGTAGCCTTCGATATACTGCTGGAGCGTGATCTCGCCCGGAGCCAGGGCGCGCACCGCGGCGAAATCGGCAGCGGTCGGGTAGGGCTTCTGGGTGATTTTGCACGAGGCCGAAACGGAGTTGCCGTGTTCGTCGGTGAAGTTGAGCCGGATCGTGGCGGTGCGCGGCTCCGAACCCTCGTTTTTGGCCAGCGAGAACGTCAGGCCGTCGTCGGTGATCGCGGGCTTCAGAATCCACTCGGCGCCCTCCGCGACGGGAACGTCGTACGCCACGTCGTAACCGATCTGGTCGGAGTAGGGCACGAGGTTGTTGGTCGTGGCCGGAACCGCGCAATCCTGGGCGTAACCTTCGTACGTTTCGGCATTGCTGTCCAGCTTGAGCGCCGGCAGGGCGATGCCCTGCGTGACGGTGAGCACCGATTTGGTGATCTCGCCCTTGGCGTCTTCGATGAAGAGGGTCAGATCGGCGATGCGCGCGAATCCGGAGTCGTTGTCCGTGACCTCGAACGTGATTCCCTTGTAGGTGGCCGAGACGTTGGAGATCCACGGTTCGACGGGCTGCGCCTGCGGTTCGTCGCCGCCTTCGCCTTCGCCGCCCTCTTCGCCCTCTTCGGCGCGGGTCAGGACGGTGACGGGATCGTTGG
This Alistipes shahii WAL 8301 DNA region includes the following protein-coding sequences:
- a CDS encoding DUF5689 domain-containing protein, with translation MNCRKSIFKFLGIAAVCAASAACSVDDADDLALVKLGALKKEFVVEADANTFDIDIYANSAFHIERINQADWISLTCGETEDGKGAITAECEFNEGFKRKAGFVLCSDVDARRDTVYVKQKALVDAKIEFANSSVIVAGAGGENISPIETNIPFSEITVDIEYAKADNADWIESLEIVDSESENRSLAITTEANAADEIPRSAAVSLSFTDGWEETVSVEFNLLQRTAKETLGRQITFEEFRRTYAMNKKVEDYVILEGIVVSNTKNHNAGENTQSTTAKIDYSISDRTVYLETYDGKYGIAVQTATAEDNVFEQYDHVQILIQGASGYLVETPDRYELRNVTKAMVISRIAGSASDVPVKEKWMSQLTDDDIYTYVTLKDVEFPVRKGAITPINEGYAIGTGASRISKYPLLVRDINGDDMYMLTNTNCAYRSDGTRLPYGSGKISGVIVHERFSRFEWRDGADPAEMDDDPTLGFIGRYQIRHQTKGDIWDNMQNSVEDGFSALLTEYRYWNPDLENKVQKPTYGTNGYLTHTYQEKYTGSASKEYLQATFQQHMWGGGTYEYLGPVGNNASYIFGANFGNKNGIGVVIDPAKESWNPLMDDLVSRNPDGTLEWCGPYAKDKNAANGTGGWPGNNEIATNSTQINYNGSTGMRGKGNVYGSCYTAFSNHFWWDDDTDRPYAWLINFSTEGITTSHISMQISVMNTQQSFFSPRFWCAEWSLTDSQAAKDDSQWNLIGEYTIPDVSVWANTLYSSCVAYKSIDFELPQEILGHENVYIRLRPTSDLCSDGSDYANARLNQSASGAALAAEHASSLEYFAIRYNK
- a CDS encoding BACON domain-containing protein; its protein translation is MKTIFNKQKRSVAGVLIALTALTTALTGCQEDFELDLPLAVSARELSLTKDAGSTHVLVYSNGDWTARFTRPVKWASLNKLQGYGNNEIVFTYSANYGISRKIGVVFEKGSLTDTVMFSQAGAITDASLSFSKPAVTLLKSRSQIFTPISTNLRYCIDDLEASVTYYDNDGLPNDPVTVLTRAEEGEEGGEGEGGDEPQAQPVEPWISNVSATYKGITFEVTDNDSGFARIADLTLFIEDAKGEITKSVLTVTQGIALPALKLDSNAETYEGYAQDCAVPATTNNLVPYSDQIGYDVAYDVPVAEGAEWILKPAITDDGLTFSLAKNEGSEPRTATIRLNFTDEHGNSVSASCKITQKPYPTAADFAAVRALAPGEITLQQYIEGYIVSDPDSKNVVSSPQTKQFFFDRGENDRTAYIESLDGKWGFCLKFASSEDNTPARFSKVRLSLNGATLEKKNSPECYTITGLTAANILETSTPDEFKIPVKTKTIGELTDDDIFTLVSVTNLEIMCKDGAYTNCTDGYSFKDNINPIGTATAPRWDVAPLMCYDNTGRTIYMLTNTAAPWRRFSSGRDLDFNSVVPQGSGTFRGIVVADDVAPIRFGDLGRYQLRAMTAEEIALTDEPFSKTVVEWNWNDRKTDLIPEIGEGEINKYGATQGAAADFNNVVCSGKGGASSEQKGLVANGGITFTQQWWDFDADKGKYFDISFSTQGISGSNMVFGIVWGHGSMSNTTLSGPAHWNLLYSVDGGATFQAVPDSPIIKKRSITWWSTTSQDSTPGFTEHLRKLPADCFGREKVVLRLQVADKVTDIDPKATSSNYLTALGIEKGTLTPSVAAGNSQARIGTITVRYN